The following proteins are co-located in the bacterium genome:
- the secG gene encoding preprotein translocase subunit SecG, producing the protein MHAFVFTIHILVAIFIILAILMQQREGGLSTVFGGGQSIFGGRGAAPFLTKTTIVLFILFLLTSFSLTLMSGKTKPRSAIERAVKKGEVAPIPYEEE; encoded by the coding sequence ATGCATGCATTTGTTTTTACAATTCACATACTTGTGGCTATCTTTATAATTCTTGCTATCCTAATGCAACAAAGGGAGGGCGGGCTTTCAACTGTTTTTGGTGGCGGTCAATCAATATTTGGAGGAAGGGGGGCAGCTCCATTCCTCACGAAGACAACTATTGTACTCTTTATATTGTTTCTGCTAACCTCGTTTAGTCTCACCTTGATGTCAGGTAAGACTAAACCTCGTTCTGCAATAGAGAGGGCAGTCAAAAAAGGTGAAGTTGCGCCTATTCCTTACGAGGAAGAATAG
- a CDS encoding peptidylprolyl isomerase, protein MGYLNKSLIIVLCFFFIPAIVGTETIDRIVGIVGNKVVTQSELDEAMLLTQLTPSDSLRLKILEQLIERNLLLIQAENETLEVSDEELSATVSSAMLELRGRFLSDEVYKDELKRTGLTEESLIDRYKKEARENLLIQKLFQKKFGKELAVSDIEAINFYNTYKDSIPPEPASIRFLGIIVPYRLSSKAQSIAEKKVNKILDRIKRGESFEKLAKKYSDDKVTRSHGGDLGSLNIRELAKEFQDVVSKLDVGETNVVQTADAYHIIKCDEKYGDILHLRDIVIRIYPTHSDSQSTKQTLELVKEKLKLGEPIEGLDVKITAKGEEFIPLYSTPFSVPLESINIGEIYTFSNPYGFEVIKPIELQPERKLNFYEMRQELKQFIHQRKLVKFYSKLISELKQEIFVKVML, encoded by the coding sequence ATGGGATACTTGAATAAATCTTTAATAATAGTTTTATGTTTTTTCTTTATTCCGGCTATAGTCGGAACAGAAACTATTGATAGAATAGTAGGAATTGTTGGAAATAAAGTGGTAACTCAATCGGAACTCGACGAGGCTATGCTATTAACTCAACTTACTCCTTCTGACTCACTTAGGTTAAAAATACTTGAGCAGCTAATTGAGCGTAATCTACTATTGATTCAAGCAGAAAATGAGACATTAGAAGTGAGCGATGAAGAACTGTCAGCTACCGTAAGCTCTGCTATGCTTGAATTACGGGGTAGGTTTCTATCAGATGAAGTTTATAAAGATGAACTTAAAAGGACAGGCCTTACAGAGGAAAGTTTGATTGACAGATATAAAAAAGAGGCGAGAGAAAATTTACTTATCCAAAAACTGTTTCAAAAGAAATTTGGTAAAGAGTTAGCAGTTAGTGATATTGAAGCTATCAATTTCTATAATACTTATAAGGATTCAATCCCACCTGAACCAGCAAGCATAAGGTTCTTAGGTATAATTGTTCCTTATAGACTTTCTTCAAAAGCCCAATCCATTGCAGAGAAGAAAGTGAATAAAATCTTAGACCGTATAAAAAGGGGTGAATCATTTGAAAAGCTTGCAAAGAAGTATTCAGATGACAAAGTTACAAGGAGTCATGGAGGTGACTTAGGTAGTTTAAATATAAGAGAGTTAGCCAAAGAGTTCCAAGATGTTGTCTCAAAATTAGATGTTGGTGAAACAAATGTTGTACAGACTGCAGATGCGTATCACATTATAAAATGTGACGAAAAATACGGTGACATACTTCATCTAAGAGACATTGTGATAAGAATATATCCAACTCATTCAGATTCTCAATCTACCAAGCAAACATTAGAGTTAGTAAAAGAGAAGTTGAAACTTGGTGAACCAATTGAAGGATTAGATGTAAAAATTACGGCCAAAGGCGAAGAGTTCATCCCTTTGTATAGTACTCCATTTTCTGTACCCCTCGAGTCAATAAATATAGGTGAAATTTACACTTTTAGCAATCCATACGGATTTGAAGTAATTAAACCTATAGAACTGCAGCCTGAACGTAAACTAAACTTTTATGAGATGAGACAGGAGCTAAAACAATTTATACATCAGAGAAAATTAGTCAAATTTTATAGTAAACTAATATCTGAGCTTAAACAGGAAATATTCGTAAAAGTGATGTTGTAA
- a CDS encoding sulfite exporter TauE/SafE family protein, whose amino-acid sequence MFNIIAYVILGLVAGTLAGILGIGGGIIIVPALVYLFGLSQHQAQGTTLALLVPPIGLLAALVYYNKGYVNLKIAAFTCLGFFIGGLLGADIAAHISDPFLKKIFGIALLGISIRMILGK is encoded by the coding sequence ATGTTTAATATCATTGCGTATGTAATACTCGGTTTAGTGGCTGGTACACTTGCTGGAATACTTGGAATTGGGGGTGGTATCATAATAGTTCCAGCTTTAGTATATCTATTTGGGTTAAGTCAACACCAAGCTCAAGGGACGACACTTGCATTATTAGTCCCTCCTATTGGATTACTTGCTGCGCTTGTATACTATAACAAAGGATATGTAAACTTGAAGATAGCCGCTTTTACCTGTTTAGGCTTCTTTATAGGTGGTCTTTTGGGAGCTGATATAGCAGCTCATATTTCTGACCCTTTCTTAAAGAAAATATTTGGTATAGCTCTGTTAGGGATATCCATTAGGATGATTTTAGGAAAGTGA
- the rplU gene encoding 50S ribosomal protein L21, whose product MKAIVEIAGFQYKIKENDTIKVPKLHGKEGDKVNFPVLMLLGKDKNIIGQPYVKGVFCEAKILGLSKEPKVIVYKYKSKKRYRRKKGHRQPYTMLLIDKIAEVDKPT is encoded by the coding sequence ATGAAGGCAATTGTTGAAATTGCTGGTTTTCAGTACAAAATAAAAGAGAATGATACTATAAAGGTACCCAAACTACATGGCAAAGAAGGAGATAAAGTCAATTTTCCAGTCCTGATGCTACTTGGAAAAGATAAAAATATAATTGGTCAACCTTATGTAAAAGGAGTATTTTGTGAGGCAAAAATTCTTGGACTTAGTAAGGAACCCAAAGTAATTGTATACAAATACAAGTCTAAAAAAAGGTATCGTCGTAAGAAAGGACACCGTCAGCCATATACTATGCTACTGATAGACAAAATAGCCGAAGTCGATAAACCTACATAA
- a CDS encoding peptidylprolyl isomerase: MNNRALFFVFIPFLFLAGCRKEKGKVLAKVGKTIFTEEEFYLMIPPQYISMLTPAQKKEILKNWIDTELLYQEALKEKIDKESQVKSRIYEMGREIIANEFLERYITKMGGVDDSEVIAYFERHKEEYNTERQVAQIVVRDESHVYEIIEKLNEGKPFSKLAAQYSIDPSSKNGGLVGYIRRGDMPNLPEFEDAVYSIKEVGAISEPIRTVYGYHIVKLLDIRKTDKEVDYENIKDNIRNLLILSKQKKIVSDLLVKLRKEKVVEENYGILE, from the coding sequence ATGAATAATAGAGCACTTTTTTTTGTATTTATTCCTTTTTTGTTCCTCGCGGGATGCAGAAAAGAAAAAGGTAAAGTTTTAGCAAAAGTAGGTAAAACTATTTTTACTGAGGAAGAATTTTACTTAATGATTCCTCCTCAGTATATAAGTATGCTTACCCCTGCTCAGAAAAAGGAGATATTAAAAAATTGGATAGATACCGAACTCTTGTATCAGGAGGCTCTAAAAGAGAAAATAGATAAAGAGTCACAAGTTAAGTCAAGAATTTATGAGATGGGACGCGAAATAATTGCAAATGAATTCCTTGAGCGGTACATAACTAAAATGGGAGGAGTTGATGATTCAGAAGTCATTGCATATTTTGAGCGTCACAAAGAAGAATACAATACAGAGAGACAGGTTGCCCAAATAGTGGTTAGGGATGAGTCTCATGTATATGAAATAATTGAAAAACTTAATGAAGGGAAACCATTCTCAAAACTAGCAGCTCAATATTCAATTGACCCGTCATCAAAAAATGGTGGCTTAGTAGGATATATAAGGCGTGGTGATATGCCAAATTTACCAGAGTTTGAAGATGCTGTATATTCAATCAAGGAAGTTGGAGCTATAAGTGAACCTATTCGGACAGTTTATGGGTACCATATAGTAAAGTTACTTGATATAAGGAAAACAGATAAAGAAGTAGATTACGAAAATATAAAAGATAATATAAGGAATTTGTTAATCCTATCCAAACAAAAGAAAATAGTAAGCGACCTTTTAGTTAAACTTCGTAAGGAAAAAGTAGTAGAGGAAAATTATGGGATACTTGAATAA
- the holA gene encoding DNA polymerase III subunit delta: MLKEYQKFITKIKENKIEPGYLLLGENEFIKDEIIALIHSKLIDPRFEATDKLVVYGEDFQIDIISWLLVPPFGSKKKLLIIKNADLLPQNVRKALQQWLDKPSKTAVVILMSEKVEFEHVMRLKCWKLFENEIPGWIKSLTKERGFDIEYEAIEFLQQIFCVDLYSLATEIAKIMNFIEPRRTISLSDVQELESHELTGSIFDLIHAIGEKKSEVAYRTLKLLFELGEEPTKIVWHIRTHFDKLLKLKEQPDESFGIHKHFLPRYKEQTKLWSNEDLLNVFSYLFETDLAIKTGKADPQLLLHELIYKLSQNTMQ; the protein is encoded by the coding sequence AAGAATATCAAAAGTTTATCACAAAAATAAAGGAGAATAAGATTGAACCCGGCTACCTACTTTTAGGTGAAAATGAGTTTATAAAAGATGAAATAATAGCTCTTATACACTCGAAACTCATAGACCCAAGATTTGAAGCCACTGATAAACTCGTTGTTTATGGTGAAGATTTTCAAATTGATATTATTTCGTGGCTGTTAGTGCCACCATTTGGGTCTAAAAAGAAGCTACTTATAATTAAAAACGCCGACCTACTACCACAAAATGTGAGGAAAGCACTACAACAATGGCTTGATAAGCCAAGTAAAACAGCTGTCGTTATATTGATGAGTGAGAAGGTTGAATTTGAGCATGTTATGAGATTAAAGTGCTGGAAATTATTTGAAAATGAGATACCGGGATGGATTAAATCTTTGACTAAAGAGAGGGGATTTGATATAGAATACGAAGCTATTGAATTCTTACAGCAAATTTTTTGTGTCGACCTTTACTCATTAGCTACAGAGATTGCAAAGATTATGAATTTTATTGAGCCAAGAAGGACTATTAGTCTGAGTGATGTACAAGAACTTGAATCTCATGAGCTTACAGGCTCTATATTTGATTTAATACATGCAATAGGAGAGAAGAAGAGTGAGGTAGCATATAGAACGCTTAAATTACTGTTTGAACTTGGTGAAGAGCCCACCAAAATAGTGTGGCACATTCGGACGCACTTTGATAAACTACTTAAGTTAAAAGAACAACCGGATGAGTCGTTTGGAATACATAAACATTTCTTACCAAGATATAAAGAACAAACAAAACTATGGTCTAACGAAGACTTACTCAATGTATTCTCATATTTATTTGAGACAGACCTTGCAATCAAAACAGGAAAGGCAGACCCACAATTATTACTACACGAACTAATCTACAAATTATCTCAAAATACAATGCAATGA